From one Physeter macrocephalus isolate SW-GA chromosome 18, ASM283717v5, whole genome shotgun sequence genomic stretch:
- the LOC102996651 gene encoding butyrophilin subfamily 2 member A2 isoform X2 — protein MEPVASLHFSLPRSLLFFHLLNLFAAVSVQFTVLGPADPILAMVGEDTKLHCHLSPEKNAEGMEVRWFRTQFSPAVFVYKGQRERTEEQMEEYRGRTTFVSEAISKGSVGLIIHNVTARENGIYRCYFQEGRSYDEAIMHLMVAGVGSKPVIEMTGHEDGGIRLECTSVGWYPEPRAVWRDPYGEIMPPLEEAYTTNADGLFMVTMAVIIWDQSVRNVTCSVNNTLLNQEKETVIFIPESFIPSTSPWMVALTVILPSLLVLIAGTICLIKKLQMEKKILSMQIEVENEEKEIARKELGKERVEKEKERQIKEQLHEELRWRRSLLHAADVVLDPDTAHPELFLSEDRRSVRRGPSRQSMPDNPERFNCQPCVLGLENYSSGRHYWEVEVENVMVWAVGVCRDSVERKGEALLVPQNGFWTLEMFENKYRALSSPEKILPLKERLRRRLQGRRGSQCLRAAWSFTGQRPTAASRTNSPVSEPSREPRPPLLPQHSTPWRKTTLLPSGHGRESPPEVPWTPPQAPAPSLLH, from the exons ATGGAGCCAGTTGCTTCTCTGCATTTCTCCTTGCCACgctcccttctcttcttccacctcctcaacttgttTGCAGCGGTCTCAG TCCAATTTACTGTCCTGGGACCAGCTGATCCAATCCTGGCCATGGTGGGAGAAGACACCAAGTTACACTGCCACCTGTCACCTGAGAAAAACGCTGAGGGCATGGAGGTGCGATGGTTCCGGACGCAGTTCTCCCCTGCAGTGTTCGTGTACAAGGGCCAGCGAGAGAGAACGGAGGAGCAGATGGAGGAGTACCGGGGAAGAACAACCTTTGTGAGCGAAGCTATCAGCAAAGGGAGCGTGGGGCTGATCATACACAACGTCACAGCCCGCGAAAACGGCATCTACCGCTGTTATTTCCAAGAAGGCAGATCCTACGACGAGGCCATCATGCACCTGATGGTGGCAG GCGTGGGTTCTAAGCCTGTTATTGAAATGACGGGCCACGAGGATGGAGGCATCCGGCTGGAATGTACATCTGTAGGGTGGTACCCAGAGCCCCGTGCCGTGTGGAGAGACCCTTATGGCGAGATCATGCCCCCCCTGGAGGAGGCTTACACTACGAACGCAGATGGCCTCTTCATGGTCACCATGGCTGTGATCATCTGGGACCAGTCTGTGAGAAACGTGACCTGCTCCGTCAACAATACCCTGCTCAACCAGGAGAAGGAAACTGTGATTTTCATTCCAG AATCCTTTATTCCCAGCACATCTCCCTGGATGGTGGCCCTGACTGTCATTCTGCCTTCTCTGCTCGTCCTCATCGCTGGGACCATCTGTCTCATCAAGAAactccaaatggaaaaaaagattctgtCCATGCAAATAGAGgttgaaaatgaagagaaagaaattgcACGTAAGGAACTGGGGAAAGAACgtgtggaaaaagagaaagaacgtCAAATAAAAG agcaACTTCACGAAGAACTGC GATGGAGAAGAAGCCTCTTGCATGCGG CTGATGTGGTCCTGGACCCAGACACCGCTCATCCCGAGCTCTTCCTGTCAGAGGACCGGAGAAGTGTGAGACGGGGTCCCTCCAGGCAGAGCATGCCTGACAACCCAGAGAGATTTAACTGTCAGCCTTGTGTCCTGGGCCTAGAGAACTACTCCTCAGGGAGACACTACTGGGAGGTGGAGGTCGAAAACGTGATGGTTTGGGCTGTGGGTGTTTGTAGAGACAGTGTTGAGAGGAAAGGGGAAGCCCTACTGGTTCCTCAGAACGGCTTCTGGACCCTGGAGATGTTTGAGAACAAGTACCGCGCCCTGTCCTCCCCGGAGAAGATTCTCCCCCTGAAAGAGCGCCTTCGCCGG CGTTTACAGGGGCGCAGGGGGTCACAGTGCCTGAGGGCGGCCTGGTCCTTCACAGGGCAGAGACCCACCGCAGCCTCCAGGACCAATTCCCCCGTCTCAGAGCCAAGTAGAGAACCCAGGCCACCTCTACTACCACAGCACAGCACCCCCTGGAGGAAAAccaccctccttccttctggTCACGGAAGAGAATCTCCTCCAGAGGTCCCCTGGACACCTCCTCAAGCCCCAGCCCCATCTCTCCTTCATTAG
- the LOC102996651 gene encoding butyrophilin subfamily 2 member A2 isoform X6: protein MVGEDTKLHCHLSPEKNAEGMEVRWFRTQFSPAVFVYKGQRERTEEQMEEYRGRTTFVSEAISKGSVGLIIHNVTARENGIYRCYFQEGRSYDEAIMHLMVAGVGSKPVIEMTGHEDGGIRLECTSVGWYPEPRAVWRDPYGEIMPPLEEAYTTNADGLFMVTMAVIIWDQSVRNVTCSVNNTLLNQEKETVIFIPESFIPSTSPWMVALTVILPSLLVLIAGTICLIKKLQMEKKILSMQIEVENEEKEIARKELGKERVEKEKERQIKEQLHEELRWRRSLLHAADVVLDPDTAHPELFLSEDRRSVRRGPSRQSMPDNPERFNCQPCVLGLENYSSGRHYWEVEVENVMVWAVGVCRDSVERKGEALLVPQNGFWTLEMFENKYRALSSPEKILPLKERLRRVGIFLDYEAGDVSFYNMRDRSHIYTCPRSPFSGPLRPLFRLGSDDSPLFICPAFTGAQGVTVPEGGLVLHRAETHRSLQDQFPRLRAK from the exons ATGGTGGGAGAAGACACCAAGTTACACTGCCACCTGTCACCTGAGAAAAACGCTGAGGGCATGGAGGTGCGATGGTTCCGGACGCAGTTCTCCCCTGCAGTGTTCGTGTACAAGGGCCAGCGAGAGAGAACGGAGGAGCAGATGGAGGAGTACCGGGGAAGAACAACCTTTGTGAGCGAAGCTATCAGCAAAGGGAGCGTGGGGCTGATCATACACAACGTCACAGCCCGCGAAAACGGCATCTACCGCTGTTATTTCCAAGAAGGCAGATCCTACGACGAGGCCATCATGCACCTGATGGTGGCAG GCGTGGGTTCTAAGCCTGTTATTGAAATGACGGGCCACGAGGATGGAGGCATCCGGCTGGAATGTACATCTGTAGGGTGGTACCCAGAGCCCCGTGCCGTGTGGAGAGACCCTTATGGCGAGATCATGCCCCCCCTGGAGGAGGCTTACACTACGAACGCAGATGGCCTCTTCATGGTCACCATGGCTGTGATCATCTGGGACCAGTCTGTGAGAAACGTGACCTGCTCCGTCAACAATACCCTGCTCAACCAGGAGAAGGAAACTGTGATTTTCATTCCAG AATCCTTTATTCCCAGCACATCTCCCTGGATGGTGGCCCTGACTGTCATTCTGCCTTCTCTGCTCGTCCTCATCGCTGGGACCATCTGTCTCATCAAGAAactccaaatggaaaaaaagattctgtCCATGCAAATAGAGgttgaaaatgaagagaaagaaattgcACGTAAGGAACTGGGGAAAGAACgtgtggaaaaagagaaagaacgtCAAATAAAAG agcaACTTCACGAAGAACTGC GATGGAGAAGAAGCCTCTTGCATGCGG CTGATGTGGTCCTGGACCCAGACACCGCTCATCCCGAGCTCTTCCTGTCAGAGGACCGGAGAAGTGTGAGACGGGGTCCCTCCAGGCAGAGCATGCCTGACAACCCAGAGAGATTTAACTGTCAGCCTTGTGTCCTGGGCCTAGAGAACTACTCCTCAGGGAGACACTACTGGGAGGTGGAGGTCGAAAACGTGATGGTTTGGGCTGTGGGTGTTTGTAGAGACAGTGTTGAGAGGAAAGGGGAAGCCCTACTGGTTCCTCAGAACGGCTTCTGGACCCTGGAGATGTTTGAGAACAAGTACCGCGCCCTGTCCTCCCCGGAGAAGATTCTCCCCCTGAAAGAGCGCCTTCGCCGGGTGGGTATCTTCCTGGACTATGAAGCTGGAGACGTGTCCTTCTATAACATGAGGGACAGGTCGCACATCTACACGTGTCCCCGTTCGCCCTTCTCTGGGCCCCTGAGGCCCCTCTTCAGGCTGGGGTCTGATGACAGCCCCCTCTTTATCTGTCCAGCGTTTACAGGGGCGCAGGGGGTCACAGTGCCTGAGGGCGGCCTGGTCCTTCACAGGGCAGAGACCCACCGCAGCCTCCAGGACCAATTCCCCCGTCTCAGAGCCAAGTAG
- the LOC102996651 gene encoding butyrophilin subfamily 2 member A2 isoform X1: MEPVASLHFSLPRSLLFFHLLNLFAAVSVQFTVLGPADPILAMVGEDTKLHCHLSPEKNAEGMEVRWFRTQFSPAVFVYKGQRERTEEQMEEYRGRTTFVSEAISKGSVGLIIHNVTARENGIYRCYFQEGRSYDEAIMHLMVAGVGSKPVIEMTGHEDGGIRLECTSVGWYPEPRAVWRDPYGEIMPPLEEAYTTNADGLFMVTMAVIIWDQSVRNVTCSVNNTLLNQEKETVIFIPESFIPSTSPWMVALTVILPSLLVLIAGTICLIKKLQMEKKILSMQIEVENEEKEIARKELGKERVEKEKERQIKEQLHEELRWRRSLLHAADVVLDPDTAHPELFLSEDRRSVRRGPSRQSMPDNPERFNCQPCVLGLENYSSGRHYWEVEVENVMVWAVGVCRDSVERKGEALLVPQNGFWTLEMFENKYRALSSPEKILPLKERLRRVGIFLDYEAGDVSFYNMRDRSHIYTCPRSPFSGPLRPLFRLGSDDSPLFICPAFTGAQGVTVPEGGLVLHRAETHRSLQDQFPRLRAK, from the exons ATGGAGCCAGTTGCTTCTCTGCATTTCTCCTTGCCACgctcccttctcttcttccacctcctcaacttgttTGCAGCGGTCTCAG TCCAATTTACTGTCCTGGGACCAGCTGATCCAATCCTGGCCATGGTGGGAGAAGACACCAAGTTACACTGCCACCTGTCACCTGAGAAAAACGCTGAGGGCATGGAGGTGCGATGGTTCCGGACGCAGTTCTCCCCTGCAGTGTTCGTGTACAAGGGCCAGCGAGAGAGAACGGAGGAGCAGATGGAGGAGTACCGGGGAAGAACAACCTTTGTGAGCGAAGCTATCAGCAAAGGGAGCGTGGGGCTGATCATACACAACGTCACAGCCCGCGAAAACGGCATCTACCGCTGTTATTTCCAAGAAGGCAGATCCTACGACGAGGCCATCATGCACCTGATGGTGGCAG GCGTGGGTTCTAAGCCTGTTATTGAAATGACGGGCCACGAGGATGGAGGCATCCGGCTGGAATGTACATCTGTAGGGTGGTACCCAGAGCCCCGTGCCGTGTGGAGAGACCCTTATGGCGAGATCATGCCCCCCCTGGAGGAGGCTTACACTACGAACGCAGATGGCCTCTTCATGGTCACCATGGCTGTGATCATCTGGGACCAGTCTGTGAGAAACGTGACCTGCTCCGTCAACAATACCCTGCTCAACCAGGAGAAGGAAACTGTGATTTTCATTCCAG AATCCTTTATTCCCAGCACATCTCCCTGGATGGTGGCCCTGACTGTCATTCTGCCTTCTCTGCTCGTCCTCATCGCTGGGACCATCTGTCTCATCAAGAAactccaaatggaaaaaaagattctgtCCATGCAAATAGAGgttgaaaatgaagagaaagaaattgcACGTAAGGAACTGGGGAAAGAACgtgtggaaaaagagaaagaacgtCAAATAAAAG agcaACTTCACGAAGAACTGC GATGGAGAAGAAGCCTCTTGCATGCGG CTGATGTGGTCCTGGACCCAGACACCGCTCATCCCGAGCTCTTCCTGTCAGAGGACCGGAGAAGTGTGAGACGGGGTCCCTCCAGGCAGAGCATGCCTGACAACCCAGAGAGATTTAACTGTCAGCCTTGTGTCCTGGGCCTAGAGAACTACTCCTCAGGGAGACACTACTGGGAGGTGGAGGTCGAAAACGTGATGGTTTGGGCTGTGGGTGTTTGTAGAGACAGTGTTGAGAGGAAAGGGGAAGCCCTACTGGTTCCTCAGAACGGCTTCTGGACCCTGGAGATGTTTGAGAACAAGTACCGCGCCCTGTCCTCCCCGGAGAAGATTCTCCCCCTGAAAGAGCGCCTTCGCCGGGTGGGTATCTTCCTGGACTATGAAGCTGGAGACGTGTCCTTCTATAACATGAGGGACAGGTCGCACATCTACACGTGTCCCCGTTCGCCCTTCTCTGGGCCCCTGAGGCCCCTCTTCAGGCTGGGGTCTGATGACAGCCCCCTCTTTATCTGTCCAGCGTTTACAGGGGCGCAGGGGGTCACAGTGCCTGAGGGCGGCCTGGTCCTTCACAGGGCAGAGACCCACCGCAGCCTCCAGGACCAATTCCCCCGTCTCAGAGCCAAGTAG
- the LOC102996651 gene encoding butyrophilin subfamily 2 member A2 isoform X3, translating into MEPVASLHFSLPRSLLFFHLLNLFAAVSVQFTVLGPADPILAMVGEDTKLHCHLSPEKNAEGMEVRWFRTQFSPAVFVYKGQRERTEEQMEEYRGRTTFVSEAISKGSVGLIIHNVTARENGIYRCYFQEGRSYDEAIMHLMVAGVGSKPVIEMTGHEDGGIRLECTSVGWYPEPRAVWRDPYGEIMPPLEEAYTTNADGLFMVTMAVIIWDQSVRNVTCSVNNTLLNQEKETVIFIPESFIPSTSPWMVALTVILPSLLVLIAGTICLIKKLQMEKKILSMQIEVENEEKEIARKELGKERVEKEKERQIKEQLHEELPDVVLDPDTAHPELFLSEDRRSVRRGPSRQSMPDNPERFNCQPCVLGLENYSSGRHYWEVEVENVMVWAVGVCRDSVERKGEALLVPQNGFWTLEMFENKYRALSSPEKILPLKERLRRVGIFLDYEAGDVSFYNMRDRSHIYTCPRSPFSGPLRPLFRLGSDDSPLFICPAFTGAQGVTVPEGGLVLHRAETHRSLQDQFPRLRAK; encoded by the exons ATGGAGCCAGTTGCTTCTCTGCATTTCTCCTTGCCACgctcccttctcttcttccacctcctcaacttgttTGCAGCGGTCTCAG TCCAATTTACTGTCCTGGGACCAGCTGATCCAATCCTGGCCATGGTGGGAGAAGACACCAAGTTACACTGCCACCTGTCACCTGAGAAAAACGCTGAGGGCATGGAGGTGCGATGGTTCCGGACGCAGTTCTCCCCTGCAGTGTTCGTGTACAAGGGCCAGCGAGAGAGAACGGAGGAGCAGATGGAGGAGTACCGGGGAAGAACAACCTTTGTGAGCGAAGCTATCAGCAAAGGGAGCGTGGGGCTGATCATACACAACGTCACAGCCCGCGAAAACGGCATCTACCGCTGTTATTTCCAAGAAGGCAGATCCTACGACGAGGCCATCATGCACCTGATGGTGGCAG GCGTGGGTTCTAAGCCTGTTATTGAAATGACGGGCCACGAGGATGGAGGCATCCGGCTGGAATGTACATCTGTAGGGTGGTACCCAGAGCCCCGTGCCGTGTGGAGAGACCCTTATGGCGAGATCATGCCCCCCCTGGAGGAGGCTTACACTACGAACGCAGATGGCCTCTTCATGGTCACCATGGCTGTGATCATCTGGGACCAGTCTGTGAGAAACGTGACCTGCTCCGTCAACAATACCCTGCTCAACCAGGAGAAGGAAACTGTGATTTTCATTCCAG AATCCTTTATTCCCAGCACATCTCCCTGGATGGTGGCCCTGACTGTCATTCTGCCTTCTCTGCTCGTCCTCATCGCTGGGACCATCTGTCTCATCAAGAAactccaaatggaaaaaaagattctgtCCATGCAAATAGAGgttgaaaatgaagagaaagaaattgcACGTAAGGAACTGGGGAAAGAACgtgtggaaaaagagaaagaacgtCAAATAAAAG agcaACTTCACGAAGAACTGC CTGATGTGGTCCTGGACCCAGACACCGCTCATCCCGAGCTCTTCCTGTCAGAGGACCGGAGAAGTGTGAGACGGGGTCCCTCCAGGCAGAGCATGCCTGACAACCCAGAGAGATTTAACTGTCAGCCTTGTGTCCTGGGCCTAGAGAACTACTCCTCAGGGAGACACTACTGGGAGGTGGAGGTCGAAAACGTGATGGTTTGGGCTGTGGGTGTTTGTAGAGACAGTGTTGAGAGGAAAGGGGAAGCCCTACTGGTTCCTCAGAACGGCTTCTGGACCCTGGAGATGTTTGAGAACAAGTACCGCGCCCTGTCCTCCCCGGAGAAGATTCTCCCCCTGAAAGAGCGCCTTCGCCGGGTGGGTATCTTCCTGGACTATGAAGCTGGAGACGTGTCCTTCTATAACATGAGGGACAGGTCGCACATCTACACGTGTCCCCGTTCGCCCTTCTCTGGGCCCCTGAGGCCCCTCTTCAGGCTGGGGTCTGATGACAGCCCCCTCTTTATCTGTCCAGCGTTTACAGGGGCGCAGGGGGTCACAGTGCCTGAGGGCGGCCTGGTCCTTCACAGGGCAGAGACCCACCGCAGCCTCCAGGACCAATTCCCCCGTCTCAGAGCCAAGTAG
- the LOC102996651 gene encoding butyrophilin subfamily 2 member A2 isoform X5, with product MEPVASLHFSLPRSLLFFHLLNLFAAVSVQFTVLGPADPILAMVGEDTKLHCHLSPEKNAEGMEVRWFRTQFSPAVFVYKGQRERTEEQMEEYRGRTTFVSEAISKGSVGLIIHNVTARENGIYRCYFQEGRSYDEAIMHLMVAGVGSKPVIEMTGHEDGGIRLECTSVGWYPEPRAVWRDPYGEIMPPLEEAYTTNADGLFMVTMAVIIWDQSVRNVTCSVNNTLLNQEKETVIFIPESFIPSTSPWMVALTVILPSLLVLIAGTICLIKKLQMEKKILSMQIEVENEEKEIAQQLHEELPDVVLDPDTAHPELFLSEDRRSVRRGPSRQSMPDNPERFNCQPCVLGLENYSSGRHYWEVEVENVMVWAVGVCRDSVERKGEALLVPQNGFWTLEMFENKYRALSSPEKILPLKERLRRVGIFLDYEAGDVSFYNMRDRSHIYTCPRSPFSGPLRPLFRLGSDDSPLFICPAFTGAQGVTVPEGGLVLHRAETHRSLQDQFPRLRAK from the exons ATGGAGCCAGTTGCTTCTCTGCATTTCTCCTTGCCACgctcccttctcttcttccacctcctcaacttgttTGCAGCGGTCTCAG TCCAATTTACTGTCCTGGGACCAGCTGATCCAATCCTGGCCATGGTGGGAGAAGACACCAAGTTACACTGCCACCTGTCACCTGAGAAAAACGCTGAGGGCATGGAGGTGCGATGGTTCCGGACGCAGTTCTCCCCTGCAGTGTTCGTGTACAAGGGCCAGCGAGAGAGAACGGAGGAGCAGATGGAGGAGTACCGGGGAAGAACAACCTTTGTGAGCGAAGCTATCAGCAAAGGGAGCGTGGGGCTGATCATACACAACGTCACAGCCCGCGAAAACGGCATCTACCGCTGTTATTTCCAAGAAGGCAGATCCTACGACGAGGCCATCATGCACCTGATGGTGGCAG GCGTGGGTTCTAAGCCTGTTATTGAAATGACGGGCCACGAGGATGGAGGCATCCGGCTGGAATGTACATCTGTAGGGTGGTACCCAGAGCCCCGTGCCGTGTGGAGAGACCCTTATGGCGAGATCATGCCCCCCCTGGAGGAGGCTTACACTACGAACGCAGATGGCCTCTTCATGGTCACCATGGCTGTGATCATCTGGGACCAGTCTGTGAGAAACGTGACCTGCTCCGTCAACAATACCCTGCTCAACCAGGAGAAGGAAACTGTGATTTTCATTCCAG AATCCTTTATTCCCAGCACATCTCCCTGGATGGTGGCCCTGACTGTCATTCTGCCTTCTCTGCTCGTCCTCATCGCTGGGACCATCTGTCTCATCAAGAAactccaaatggaaaaaaagattctgtCCATGCAAATAGAGgttgaaaatgaagagaaagaaattgcAC agcaACTTCACGAAGAACTGC CTGATGTGGTCCTGGACCCAGACACCGCTCATCCCGAGCTCTTCCTGTCAGAGGACCGGAGAAGTGTGAGACGGGGTCCCTCCAGGCAGAGCATGCCTGACAACCCAGAGAGATTTAACTGTCAGCCTTGTGTCCTGGGCCTAGAGAACTACTCCTCAGGGAGACACTACTGGGAGGTGGAGGTCGAAAACGTGATGGTTTGGGCTGTGGGTGTTTGTAGAGACAGTGTTGAGAGGAAAGGGGAAGCCCTACTGGTTCCTCAGAACGGCTTCTGGACCCTGGAGATGTTTGAGAACAAGTACCGCGCCCTGTCCTCCCCGGAGAAGATTCTCCCCCTGAAAGAGCGCCTTCGCCGGGTGGGTATCTTCCTGGACTATGAAGCTGGAGACGTGTCCTTCTATAACATGAGGGACAGGTCGCACATCTACACGTGTCCCCGTTCGCCCTTCTCTGGGCCCCTGAGGCCCCTCTTCAGGCTGGGGTCTGATGACAGCCCCCTCTTTATCTGTCCAGCGTTTACAGGGGCGCAGGGGGTCACAGTGCCTGAGGGCGGCCTGGTCCTTCACAGGGCAGAGACCCACCGCAGCCTCCAGGACCAATTCCCCCGTCTCAGAGCCAAGTAG
- the LOC102996651 gene encoding butyrophilin subfamily 2 member A2 isoform X4 produces MEPVASLHFSLPRSLLFFHLLNLFAAVSVQFTVLGPADPILAMVGEDTKLHCHLSPEKNAEGMEVRWFRTQFSPAVFVYKGQRERTEEQMEEYRGRTTFVSEAISKGSVGLIIHNVTARENGIYRCYFQEGRSYDEAIMHLMVAGVGSKPVIEMTGHEDGGIRLECTSVGWYPEPRAVWRDPYGEIMPPLEEAYTTNADGLFMVTMAVIIWDQSVRNVTCSVNNTLLNQEKETVIFIPESFIPSTSPWMVALTVILPSLLVLIAGTICLIKKLQMEKKILSMQIEVENEEKEIAQQLHEELRWRRSLLHAADVVLDPDTAHPELFLSEDRRSVRRGPSRQSMPDNPERFNCQPCVLGLENYSSGRHYWEVEVENVMVWAVGVCRDSVERKGEALLVPQNGFWTLEMFENKYRALSSPEKILPLKERLRRVGIFLDYEAGDVSFYNMRDRSHIYTCPRSPFSGPLRPLFRLGSDDSPLFICPAFTGAQGVTVPEGGLVLHRAETHRSLQDQFPRLRAK; encoded by the exons ATGGAGCCAGTTGCTTCTCTGCATTTCTCCTTGCCACgctcccttctcttcttccacctcctcaacttgttTGCAGCGGTCTCAG TCCAATTTACTGTCCTGGGACCAGCTGATCCAATCCTGGCCATGGTGGGAGAAGACACCAAGTTACACTGCCACCTGTCACCTGAGAAAAACGCTGAGGGCATGGAGGTGCGATGGTTCCGGACGCAGTTCTCCCCTGCAGTGTTCGTGTACAAGGGCCAGCGAGAGAGAACGGAGGAGCAGATGGAGGAGTACCGGGGAAGAACAACCTTTGTGAGCGAAGCTATCAGCAAAGGGAGCGTGGGGCTGATCATACACAACGTCACAGCCCGCGAAAACGGCATCTACCGCTGTTATTTCCAAGAAGGCAGATCCTACGACGAGGCCATCATGCACCTGATGGTGGCAG GCGTGGGTTCTAAGCCTGTTATTGAAATGACGGGCCACGAGGATGGAGGCATCCGGCTGGAATGTACATCTGTAGGGTGGTACCCAGAGCCCCGTGCCGTGTGGAGAGACCCTTATGGCGAGATCATGCCCCCCCTGGAGGAGGCTTACACTACGAACGCAGATGGCCTCTTCATGGTCACCATGGCTGTGATCATCTGGGACCAGTCTGTGAGAAACGTGACCTGCTCCGTCAACAATACCCTGCTCAACCAGGAGAAGGAAACTGTGATTTTCATTCCAG AATCCTTTATTCCCAGCACATCTCCCTGGATGGTGGCCCTGACTGTCATTCTGCCTTCTCTGCTCGTCCTCATCGCTGGGACCATCTGTCTCATCAAGAAactccaaatggaaaaaaagattctgtCCATGCAAATAGAGgttgaaaatgaagagaaagaaattgcAC agcaACTTCACGAAGAACTGC GATGGAGAAGAAGCCTCTTGCATGCGG CTGATGTGGTCCTGGACCCAGACACCGCTCATCCCGAGCTCTTCCTGTCAGAGGACCGGAGAAGTGTGAGACGGGGTCCCTCCAGGCAGAGCATGCCTGACAACCCAGAGAGATTTAACTGTCAGCCTTGTGTCCTGGGCCTAGAGAACTACTCCTCAGGGAGACACTACTGGGAGGTGGAGGTCGAAAACGTGATGGTTTGGGCTGTGGGTGTTTGTAGAGACAGTGTTGAGAGGAAAGGGGAAGCCCTACTGGTTCCTCAGAACGGCTTCTGGACCCTGGAGATGTTTGAGAACAAGTACCGCGCCCTGTCCTCCCCGGAGAAGATTCTCCCCCTGAAAGAGCGCCTTCGCCGGGTGGGTATCTTCCTGGACTATGAAGCTGGAGACGTGTCCTTCTATAACATGAGGGACAGGTCGCACATCTACACGTGTCCCCGTTCGCCCTTCTCTGGGCCCCTGAGGCCCCTCTTCAGGCTGGGGTCTGATGACAGCCCCCTCTTTATCTGTCCAGCGTTTACAGGGGCGCAGGGGGTCACAGTGCCTGAGGGCGGCCTGGTCCTTCACAGGGCAGAGACCCACCGCAGCCTCCAGGACCAATTCCCCCGTCTCAGAGCCAAGTAG
- the LOC102996651 gene encoding butyrophilin subfamily 2 member A2 isoform X7 produces MVPDAVLPCSVRVQGPARENGGADGGVPGKNNLCERSYQQRERGADHTQRHSPRKRHLPLLFPRRQILRRGHHAPDGGSWSLSPGVGSKPVIEMTGHEDGGIRLECTSVGWYPEPRAVWRDPYGEIMPPLEEAYTTNADGLFMVTMAVIIWDQSVRNVTCSVNNTLLNQEKETVIFIPESFIPSTSPWMVALTVILPSLLVLIAGTICLIKKLQMEKKILSMQIEVENEEKEIARKELGKERVEKEKERQIKEQLHEELRWRRSLLHAADVVLDPDTAHPELFLSEDRRSVRRGPSRQSMPDNPERFNCQPCVLGLENYSSGRHYWEVEVENVMVWAVGVCRDSVERKGEALLVPQNGFWTLEMFENKYRALSSPEKILPLKERLRRVGIFLDYEAGDVSFYNMRDRSHIYTCPRSPFSGPLRPLFRLGSDDSPLFICPAFTGAQGVTVPEGGLVLHRAETHRSLQDQFPRLRAK; encoded by the exons ATGGTTCCGGACGCAGTTCTCCCCTGCAGTGTTCGTGTACAAGGGCCAGCGAGAGAGAACGGAGGAGCAGATGGAGGAGTACCGGGGAAGAACAACCTTTGTGAGCGAAGCTATCAGCAAAGGGAGCGTGGGGCTGATCATACACAACGTCACAGCCCGCGAAAACGGCATCTACCGCTGTTATTTCCAAGAAGGCAGATCCTACGACGAGGCCATCATGCACCTGATGGTGGCAG CTGGTCTCTCTCCCCAGGCGTGGGTTCTAAGCCTGTTATTGAAATGACGGGCCACGAGGATGGAGGCATCCGGCTGGAATGTACATCTGTAGGGTGGTACCCAGAGCCCCGTGCCGTGTGGAGAGACCCTTATGGCGAGATCATGCCCCCCCTGGAGGAGGCTTACACTACGAACGCAGATGGCCTCTTCATGGTCACCATGGCTGTGATCATCTGGGACCAGTCTGTGAGAAACGTGACCTGCTCCGTCAACAATACCCTGCTCAACCAGGAGAAGGAAACTGTGATTTTCATTCCAG AATCCTTTATTCCCAGCACATCTCCCTGGATGGTGGCCCTGACTGTCATTCTGCCTTCTCTGCTCGTCCTCATCGCTGGGACCATCTGTCTCATCAAGAAactccaaatggaaaaaaagattctgtCCATGCAAATAGAGgttgaaaatgaagagaaagaaattgcACGTAAGGAACTGGGGAAAGAACgtgtggaaaaagagaaagaacgtCAAATAAAAG agcaACTTCACGAAGAACTGC GATGGAGAAGAAGCCTCTTGCATGCGG CTGATGTGGTCCTGGACCCAGACACCGCTCATCCCGAGCTCTTCCTGTCAGAGGACCGGAGAAGTGTGAGACGGGGTCCCTCCAGGCAGAGCATGCCTGACAACCCAGAGAGATTTAACTGTCAGCCTTGTGTCCTGGGCCTAGAGAACTACTCCTCAGGGAGACACTACTGGGAGGTGGAGGTCGAAAACGTGATGGTTTGGGCTGTGGGTGTTTGTAGAGACAGTGTTGAGAGGAAAGGGGAAGCCCTACTGGTTCCTCAGAACGGCTTCTGGACCCTGGAGATGTTTGAGAACAAGTACCGCGCCCTGTCCTCCCCGGAGAAGATTCTCCCCCTGAAAGAGCGCCTTCGCCGGGTGGGTATCTTCCTGGACTATGAAGCTGGAGACGTGTCCTTCTATAACATGAGGGACAGGTCGCACATCTACACGTGTCCCCGTTCGCCCTTCTCTGGGCCCCTGAGGCCCCTCTTCAGGCTGGGGTCTGATGACAGCCCCCTCTTTATCTGTCCAGCGTTTACAGGGGCGCAGGGGGTCACAGTGCCTGAGGGCGGCCTGGTCCTTCACAGGGCAGAGACCCACCGCAGCCTCCAGGACCAATTCCCCCGTCTCAGAGCCAAGTAG